In Ciconia boyciana chromosome 3, ASM3463844v1, whole genome shotgun sequence, a genomic segment contains:
- the RPS12 gene encoding small ribosomal subunit protein eS12 — translation MAEEGITAGGVMDVNTALQEVLKTALIHDGLARGIREAAKALDKRQAHLCVLASNCDEPTYVKLVEALCAEHQINLIKVDDNKKLGEWVGLCKIDREGKPRKVVGCSCVVVKDYGKESQAKDVIEEYFKCKK, via the exons ATGGCCGAGGAagg CATTACTGCTGGAGGTGTAATGGATGTTAACACCGCCCTGCAAGAAGTGCTGAAGACCGCACTTATCCATGATGGCCTAGCTCGTGGTATTCGTGAAGCAGCCAAAGCCTTGGACAA acGCCAAGCCCATCTTTGTGTTCTGGCTTCAAATTGTGATGAACCCACGTATGTAAAGTTAGTTGAAGCACTTTGTGCAGAACATCAGATCAACTTAATAAAG GTTGATGACAACAAGAAACTGGGTGAATGGGTAGGCCTCTGCAAGAttgacagagaaggaaaacctCGCAAAGTAGTGGGCTGCAGTTGTGTGGTTGTCAAA GACTATGGCAAGGAATCTCAGGCCAAAGATGTCATCGAAGAGTACTTCAAGTGCAAGAAATGA